GACAGACATTGGGTGTTGtctttatatacatatgtaaatatgctTGTGTAAAATTTGAACTTGTCTTGTAATGGGATAGCTCTCAGTGTATGTCAACACATTGGCAGTTGCCGCTAAGCTTAAGTAAACCTTGACGGGTGatgtttattcttttatttctctcccctgtctcttctTCTCCAAGGACTGATAGTGTGAAGGTCATATTGTCCGTCGAGGAGCAGGCGTCACCCGCTCTATGTCAtcatgttgtgtgtataaacctatagagatagagataggaATAACAGTGTGTGACATCCACTATAGGATGCCTGTTGCTTCACCGCTGTGCTGTATATAGACGATAGTGTCAGCACAGATCATTTCCATGACCTCGTGAGCAGAGCACAGATAACATAACAGCACTTTTCATACTTTAAAAGAAGACATCTGACTTTGTTTTTaagaacagtcttttttttttttcatttgatacaTTTAATCTTGCATTTAGTGTTTCTTCCAAGCAGCCTCACACAACTGTTGagtttaaaatgttaatttgtCTTCTGCATACTGACAGTGTAGCATGTGAAATACATGATCTTCCTTGTACTAAAAATAGATTGTCTTTCCTGGAGAGTGGTGGGGGGGTATTTTTAGCTCTGAAAATTTCATCCTGTTTAATTCACTGGGGGCCATGATGTTGGGCTTTTACAGATTACCTGAcccgtggggttttttttttttttaattcattcatagcatttctcttccttttaacatgaaaataaatatcaaaCCATTGACATGTATATGTTTTCACCTTTCCTCAGTAAGAAGAGTGGAAAAGTCAAGACAGCCTACAAACGTGAGTACGTCAACCTGGGCTGCGATGTGGACTTCGACTTTGCTGGTCCCACGATCCATGCAGCGGCTGTGGTGGGATACGAGGGCTGGCTGGCTGGGTACCAGATGTCCTTTGACACAGCCAAGTCCAAAATGACCCAGAACAACTTTGCTGTCGGCTACAAGACAGGAGACTTCCAGTTGCACACCAACGTGTGAGTACTTCAATAAACCTTCGTAGAGATgaagcaacacacatttacagagaTCTGATGTATTGCTAGGTTCTCTTCATATGTGCAGTGTTGCCAGATTTAACACATCGGTTTAACTAATGTTTCCCAAAAACTGAGCCCCTGGCTTTTTTACTATGTTGTTTCCGCACAGAGATATTTTAACATGAAGAACCCTGGctgtctttcattttaccgCTTTGTTTCCTGGGCATGTTCATGATATCCTATGTCTCTTCCCGTGGTGTTTTGCAGTAACGATGGCTCTGAATTTGGTGGCTCCATCTACCAGAAAGTGAGCGATAAGTTGGAGACAGCAGTGAATCTTGCCTGGACCGCCGGCAGTAATAGCACACGCTTTGGCATTGCCGCCAAATACCAGCTGGACTCCACCGCCTCCATCAGTGTAAGCAGCTGTTACGCCTCTCTGGGCATATTGGGGAAATGTTgttcaaaatatgttttatttttgatttatgttttattcatggaGCAATCTGTGTTTGTTACATCTGGgtggaaaaataaaagtacCTCTCGTTTTTGCAGGCTAAAGTGAACAATACCAGCCTTGTTGGTGTTGGCTACACTCAGACACTGAGACCAGGTATGGACTTTGGTTGttttcagagacacagaatTTGACACAGAATCTATACGAGAAAAGCCGTTATAAATTCCAATGTTTCTGGTCTGAACGTGACCTGCTATGGAAACAGGGATGAATGCCAAGTTTACAGTTCAGttgcaaatatgcaaataacacacacagttttgaaTGTTAAGGTTACATGAGAGTAACTTGGTGCTAAGTATCTTGGATATTTCGTAAACAAATGGAGAGTTCATTTTCCATGACTAATCTGTCCCTTTACAAAGGCTAAATTTAAAAGGACAAATCAGGTGGAAACTAGTGATTTTAATGCATGTGTATTGTATGTTTGTGGTGCAGGTGTGAAGTTGACCCTGTCGGCACTGGTTGATGGGAAGAGCATTAACTCTGGTGGCCATAAGCTGGGCCTGGGCCTGGAGCTGGAAGCTTAGAAAAAACGACTCCAAATGTCAGGGCAAGGGAATATCAGAACGATCTGGCCTTAAACCCATTTCCAACTTAACCAGCAGGGGAATTCTGGAACAGGATGTGTTCAAAGGCTACAACTTCAACACTCATTTCAGTAACCATAACCATGATggtgttattggttttttttttttggtttttttttttcgttttgacCCCCACAGTGTCATGATTTCCCTgtgaatttttaattttgttttccagtttgtttttgttcttctcaaGAACTTTCGCTGTAAGTCAACAACGTATTCATTTACTGATGCGTGTACAGCATCACTCGCACCACCGTTTGGGACAGTGGGAGTTTGTGGCTCTTTaatgccggggggggggggggggagggttagaCATACAACAATGTCTCTGATTTCATCATGTGTATCATCTGATATTCCTTAGTCGTCTGAACAAAACTCATACAACTGCTTAAAACTCAGTACTATAATTTAAATACTGTTGGACCTTTTCTTCCATGCACATAAGGACAGGCTTAAGCTGTTTGATACTGTTATGCTTCGTCAGTCATCGGGGTGGGGGTTGGAGATGTGATCAGATGTGTGTGACGTCTGCCCTTAAACTGAGCAGTTTTTGGGTAGCTCAACCAGAAAGGCAGGAAG
This sequence is a window from Chanos chanos chromosome 4, fChaCha1.1, whole genome shotgun sequence. Protein-coding genes within it:
- the vdac2 gene encoding voltage-dependent anion-selective channel protein 2 isoform X1, with protein sequence MAIPPTYADLGKSAKDIFNKGYGFGLVKLDVKTKSASGVEFKTAGSSNIDTSKVVGSLETKYKRSEYGLTFTEKWNTDNTLGTEITIEDQIAKGLKLTFDTTFSPNTGKKSGKVKTAYKREYVNLGCDVDFDFAGPTIHAAAVVGYEGWLAGYQMSFDTAKSKMTQNNFAVGYKTGDFQLHTNVNDGSEFGGSIYQKVSDKLETAVNLAWTAGSNSTRFGIAAKYQLDSTASISAKVNNTSLVGVGYTQTLRPGVKLTLSALVDGKSINSGGHKLGLGLELEA
- the vdac2 gene encoding voltage-dependent anion-selective channel protein 2 isoform X2; translated protein: MLTLANPPRTSLTKAMEFKTAGSSNIDTSKVVGSLETKYKRSEYGLTFTEKWNTDNTLGTEITIEDQIAKGLKLTFDTTFSPNTGKKSGKVKTAYKREYVNLGCDVDFDFAGPTIHAAAVVGYEGWLAGYQMSFDTAKSKMTQNNFAVGYKTGDFQLHTNVNDGSEFGGSIYQKVSDKLETAVNLAWTAGSNSTRFGIAAKYQLDSTASISAKVNNTSLVGVGYTQTLRPGVKLTLSALVDGKSINSGGHKLGLGLELEA